Genomic window (Parcubacteria group bacterium CG10_big_fil_rev_8_21_14_0_10_36_14):
AGACGCAAAAGATAAAGCTAGTATATTAGCGAAAGAATTGGGTGTAAATTTGGGGAGAGTTGTTTCTTTTAGTGAATATACAAACGGTTCTGTGTCGGCATATTCCAAAAGTTCTATGGAGGCATATGGAATAGGTGGTGGTGACGTGACGCCTGATATACAGGCCGGTAGTCAAGAGGTGATAATTAACGTAAGTTTGGTATTTGAGATAAAGTAAGCTAATTAACCTGCACAAGTAATAAAAATTTCTATGAAAATAACAAAAATACAAGCCCGGGAGGTTTTGGACTCGCGGGGAAATCCAACAGTGGAAGCAAAAGTTTTTATTGGTACCGCTTTTAGCAGAGCGATGGTTTCGTCCGGCGCATCAACCGGTACGCATGAAGCTTTGGAGCTTCGTGACGGTGGAAAAAGATATAATGGTAAAGGTGTTTTGCGCGCAGTAGAGAATATAAATATAAAAATTGCCCGAAAGTTAAAGGGAATGGATGTATGTAATCAAAAAAAAATAGATGAAATGATGTTAAAACTGGATGACACAAAAAATAAGTCTGCGCTTGGCGCAAATGCGATACTGGCAGTGTCATTGGCCTGTGCCCGTGCTGGCGCAGAAGCTCACAAGATACCTCTTTATAAATATATAAATAAGACTTTTAGTTTTGGAAAAATGACTTTGCCTACAGCCATGATAAATATTTTAAATGGTGGAAGACATGCAAATTTTGCAGCTGATTTTCAGGAATTTATGATTTTGCCAAAAGCAAGCAAATTTTCTGAGAGAGTTCGTATCGGTTCAGAGGTTTTTCATGCGTTAAAAGATATATTAAAGAAAAAGAAAATGAGTGTTGGAGTTGGCGATGAGGGCGGGTTTGCGCCTCTACTTCCTTCTAATGAAGATGGTTTTAAGTTTATTTTGGAGGCAATAAAAAAAGCTGGATATCAACCTGGAAAAAATGTTAATTTGGCAATAGACGCGGCAGCAAGCGAATTTTATAAAAATAAAAAATATAATCTACAACGTGACGGCAAGATTTTGAATGCAGAAGATCTCCTGGTGTATTATAAAAAAATAGTAAAAAAATATCCGCTTATTTTAATTGAGGATGGTTTTGCAGAAGACGATTGGTCTGCCTGGCAAAAATGGAGATTAGCAATGCCCGGCACCATGCAAGTTGGCGATGATATTTTTGTGACAAATACGGAACGCTTGCAAAAAGGTATTGATATGAAGGTCGCTAATGCGATTTTAATAAAAGTTAACCAGATTGGAACTTTATCCGAAACAATAGATGCGATACAGCTCGCCAGAAAAAATAAATACAAGATTATCATTTCGCATCGGAGCGGTACGACTTGTGATACGTTTATTGCTGACCTAGCTGTTGCAGTAGGCGCGGAATATATAAAAACCGGTTCTCTTTCACGTTCTGAACGCGTGTCAAAATATAATAGATTAATGGAAATAGAGGGGGAAATTATAAAATAATTTCTTATGCGTCCAAAACCAGCAATTTTAGTTATTCTTGACGGATGGGGGGTCGCTCCTCCGGGAGAAGGAAACCCAATAGCAAAAGCAAAAACTCCAAACATGGATAAGCTTATCACAAGCTATCCGGCAATGACTTTAACAGCTTCAGGAAATGAAGTCGGACTTTGCGTAGGTGAGGCGGGGAATAGTGAAACTGGTCATTTAAATATTGGCGCCGGCCGTGTCTTTTATCAGATTCTTCCAAGAATAAATAAGGCTATAGAGGATAAAAGTTTTCTTAAAAATGAAGCATTTTTAGGAGCCATAGAACATGCGCGAAAAAATAAAGGTAATATTCATATTATGGGGCTTGTCTCATCAGGTGGGGTTCATTCACACGAAGATCACCTATACGCTCTTTTAGATTTGGCAAAAAGCCAAAAGATAAAAAAAGTTTTTGTTCACGCTTTCTTAGATGGCAAAGATACTATTTATAATTCCGGAAAAGGCTTTATAGAAAAATTGCAAGATAAGATGAAAAAATTAAATCTTGGAAAAATAGCTACTCTTAGTGGCAGGTTTTATGCTATGGATAGGGATGGTCGTTTTGAAAGAACGGAAAAAGCATATTCTGCGATTGCGAAGGGAATAGGAAAAAAATCTACCAATGCATTAAAGGCGATAGAACAATCATATAAAGAAGGTGTATTTGATGAAGAATTTATTCCGACTTTTATTACGGATAGAAATGGAAAACCTTTGGCAAAAGTTGAAGATGGCGATGCTGTTATTTTCTTTAATTTCCGAGCTGATAGAAGCCGTCAGCTTACTAATGCTTTTGTTTTAGATAATTTTAGCGGATTTAAACGGATAAAAAAACAAAATATTTTTTTTGTAGCAATGACAGAATATGAAAAAGAACTTCCTTTGGAGGTTGCGTTTTTTGGGGATGCAATTACCGAGCCGTTAGCAAGAGCGCTTTCGGATGATGGATTAAGACAACTCCATATAGCTGAAACAGAAAAATATGCTCATGTGACATTTTTTTTAAACGGACAACAAGAAGAACAGTTTCAAGGAGAAGATAGGGTAGTCATCCCTTCTCCACATGTTGCTTCTTACGATAAAAAACCAGAGATGTCGGCAAGAGAGATTACGACAAGAGTAATAAAAGAGATAAAAGCCGAGAATTATGATTTCATTGTTGTTAATTTTGCCAATGCCGATATGGTTGGCCATACGGGAAATTTTGAAGCAACTAAAAAAGGTATTGAGATTTTGGACAAGTGTGTTGGAGATATAGCCGAACAAACACTTCTTTATGGGGGAGTAGTTTTTATCACTGCAGACCATGGGAATGCAGAAGAGATAGCAAATCTGCATACTGGGCGTATGGATAAGGAACATACTACAAATCCAGTTCCGTTTATTATCGTTGGTGAGAAGTTTGAAGGCCAGAGTATGGGTCTTCCTGAAGGTGTAGGAGCGGATTTGTCTCTGGTGCCTCCTGTTGGGTTTTTGGGAGATGTTGCCCCGACGATTTTACATGTTTTGGGTATAAAACAACCAAAAAAAATGACTGGCAACTCGCTTATATAGATAACTATCATATGCCAGAATTACCAGAAGTAGAAACAATTAGAAGACAGTTGGACCGTACCATAAAAGGTGCGGTTATTAAAGATATAAAAATAAGAAACATAAAACCATTAAAAAATGTTTCTAAGAAAAAATTTATAAAATTAGTTAAGAGCACAAAAATATCAGGGACAGAACGTAGGGCAAAACTTTTGATATTAAACCTTTCAAACAAAAATAATATTATTTTTCATTTAAAAATGACCGGCAGAATGCTTTTGGTTGGGAAAAAAGAAGCGCCAACAAAACATACGCATATTATTTTTGAGCTATCCGGTTTGCGTAATCTTTTTTTTGAAGATTATAGAAAGTTTGGATTTATAATGTTATTGTCAGAAAAAGAAATGAAAAAATAT
Coding sequences:
- a CDS encoding phosphopyruvate hydratase; its protein translation is MKITKIQAREVLDSRGNPTVEAKVFIGTAFSRAMVSSGASTGTHEALELRDGGKRYNGKGVLRAVENINIKIARKLKGMDVCNQKKIDEMMLKLDDTKNKSALGANAILAVSLACARAGAEAHKIPLYKYINKTFSFGKMTLPTAMINILNGGRHANFAADFQEFMILPKASKFSERVRIGSEVFHALKDILKKKKMSVGVGDEGGFAPLLPSNEDGFKFILEAIKKAGYQPGKNVNLAIDAAASEFYKNKKYNLQRDGKILNAEDLLVYYKKIVKKYPLILIEDGFAEDDWSAWQKWRLAMPGTMQVGDDIFVTNTERLQKGIDMKVANAILIKVNQIGTLSETIDAIQLARKNKYKIIISHRSGTTCDTFIADLAVAVGAEYIKTGSLSRSERVSKYNRLMEIEGEIIK
- a CDS encoding formamidopyrimidine-DNA glycosylase, translating into MPELPEVETIRRQLDRTIKGAVIKDIKIRNIKPLKNVSKKKFIKLVKSTKISGTERRAKLLILNLSNKNNIIFHLKMTGRMLLVGKKEAPTKHTHIIFELSGLRNLFFEDYRKFGFIMLLSEKEMKKYFEKEGYGPEPLSANFSYKVMKLCLLAHRTKKIKPLLMEQSCVAGIGNIYASE
- a CDS encoding 2,3-bisphosphoglycerate-independent phosphoglycerate mutase (catalyzes the interconversion of 2-phosphoglycerate and 3-phosphoglycerate) gives rise to the protein MRPKPAILVILDGWGVAPPGEGNPIAKAKTPNMDKLITSYPAMTLTASGNEVGLCVGEAGNSETGHLNIGAGRVFYQILPRINKAIEDKSFLKNEAFLGAIEHARKNKGNIHIMGLVSSGGVHSHEDHLYALLDLAKSQKIKKVFVHAFLDGKDTIYNSGKGFIEKLQDKMKKLNLGKIATLSGRFYAMDRDGRFERTEKAYSAIAKGIGKKSTNALKAIEQSYKEGVFDEEFIPTFITDRNGKPLAKVEDGDAVIFFNFRADRSRQLTNAFVLDNFSGFKRIKKQNIFFVAMTEYEKELPLEVAFFGDAITEPLARALSDDGLRQLHIAETEKYAHVTFFLNGQQEEQFQGEDRVVIPSPHVASYDKKPEMSAREITTRVIKEIKAENYDFIVVNFANADMVGHTGNFEATKKGIEILDKCVGDIAEQTLLYGGVVFITADHGNAEEIANLHTGRMDKEHTTNPVPFIIVGEKFEGQSMGLPEGVGADLSLVPPVGFLGDVAPTILHVLGIKQPKKMTGNSLI